In Gossypium arboreum isolate Shixiya-1 chromosome 6, ASM2569848v2, whole genome shotgun sequence, the following are encoded in one genomic region:
- the LOC108463418 gene encoding LOW QUALITY PROTEIN: mitochondrial arginine transporter BAC1-like (The sequence of the model RefSeq protein was modified relative to this genomic sequence to represent the inferred CDS: inserted 1 base in 1 codon), which yields MEDVSIKPSGYKEYVVGLLAGVATVIVGHPFDTVKVKLQKHNADVEGIKYRNGLHCTVRILATEGRGLYKGATSSFIGVAFESSLVFGVYSHTKKLLQGEVQSSGPQPQVIIPSAAFGGAIISFVLCPSELVKCRMQVQGADSVPKLGSYSSSLDCAVKTIKSDGVTGMFRGGSTTLLRESVGNAVFFSVYEYVRYYMHLQLNMDSSDPHNLTDIGIGILTGGLGGVAFWSAVLPLDXAKTVIQTAPDTSYQRNPFQVLNSIYGRAGVRGCYAGLGPTIVRAFPANAAAIVTWELAMKLLGIKNE from the exons ATGGAGGATGTTTCCATCAAACCTTCCGGTTACAAAGAGTACGTTGTAGGCTTGCTCGCCGGTGTTGCCACCGTCATCGTCGGCCATCCTTTTGATACTGTCAAG GTGAAGTTGCAGAAACACAATGCTGACGTTGAAGGGATTAAATACAGGAATGGCTTGCACTGTACTGTTCGGATACTTGCAACTGAAGGG AGAGGGCTTTATAAAGGGGCTACATCATCTTTTATTGGAGTGGCTTTTGAAAGCTCGCTTGTTTTTGGCGTTTATTCACACACAAAAAAGTTACTGCAG GGAGAAGTTCAGAGTAGTGGGCCGCAGCCCCAAGTAATAATTCCTTCAGCTGCTTTTGGTGGAGCTATTATCAGTTTTGTGCTATGTCCCTCGGAGCTGGTGAAG TGTAGGATGCAAGTTCAAGGCGCTGACTCGGTTCCGAAGTTGGGTAGCTACAGTAGCTCTCTTGATTGTGCAGTTAAAACCATAAAAAGTGACGGG GTTACAGGCATGTTTCGTGGGGGCTCTACGACATTATTGAGAGAATCTGTTGGAAATGCAGTCTTTTTTAGTGTATACGAATACGTTCGTTATTATATGCACTTACAGCTAAACATGGATTCTTCTGATCCTCACAACTTGACTGATATAGGAATTGGAATTCTAACTGGTGGTCTAGGTGGTGTTGCT TTCTGGTCAGCTGTTTTACCTTTGG TGGCAAAGACTGTTATCCAGACTGCACCAGATACAAGCTATCAAAGAAATCCTTTTCAAGTTTTAAATTCG ATTTACGGGAGGGCCGGAGTTAGAGGATGCTATGCCGGTTTGGGTCCTACAATAGTAAGAGCATTTCCTGCTAATGCAGCTGCAATTGTCACTTGGGAGCTAGCCATGAAGCTCCTCGGAATCAAGAACGAGTAA
- the LOC108463252 gene encoding dof zinc finger protein DOF1.4, with protein MMMASTSKLMEKPSQQAQALKCPRCDSSNTKFCYYNNYSLSQPRHFCKACKRYWTKGGTLRNVPVGGGCRKNKRLKRPASAIAGATASPSPRLQIDVSSPSTPPININPLFYGLAADTNLPFPNCSDSRVSSGVETVTNYDLQPPQLNAFRPGFSSATAIVSSDSGDGDYGNGKQIQDVITSNPLLSTYSNIFTIATPTIASLLASTLHQHKFIDGGLGNTQPPTHFQALPPFRDLHMTDDIGAAIKDVKVEEPQRRMEWNVVQAQLEQIGSYDPVTAWHD; from the coding sequence ATGATGATGGCTTCAACAAGTAAGCTTATGGAGAAACCAAGCCAACAAGCACAAGCCCTGAAGTGTCCTCGATGTGATTCATCAAACACCAAGTTCTGCTACTACAACAACTATAGTTTATCTCAGCCCAGACACTTTTGCAAGGCTTGTAAGCGTTATTGGACTAAAGGAGGCACTTTAAGGAATGTTCCAGTGGGCGGTGGTTGCCGGAAAAACAAGCGTCTCAAGAGGCCTGCTTCAGCCATTGCTGGTGCAACTGCAAGTCCCAGTCCTAGGCTTCAAATCGACGTTTCTTCACCCTCTACCCCCCCTATCAACATCAACCCTTTGTTTTATGGGTTAGCAGCTGATACCAATCTTCCATTCCCTAATTGTTCTGATTCAAGAGTTTCTTCAGGTGTGGAAACAGTGACCAACTATGATCTGCAACCTCCTCAACTGAATGCTTTTAGACCAGGGTTTTCTTCTGCTACTGCTATTGTGTCTAGTGATTCTGGGGATGGTGATTATGGAAATGGTAAGCAAATCCAGGACGTTATCACTTCAAATCCACTCCTTTCAACCTATTCCAATATCTTCACCATCGCTACACCAACCATTGCTTCTTTGTTAGCTTCTACACTTCACCAACACAAGTTCATTGATGGTGGCCTTGGAAACACTCAACCGCCTACCCATTTCCAAGCCTTACCACCTTTTCGAGATCTTCACATGACTGACGATATTGGGGCAGCCATCAAAGATGTCAAAGTTGAAGAACCTCAAAGAAGAATGGAATGGAATGTAGTACAAGCTCAGCTAGAGCAAATTGGTTCGTATGATCCTGTTACTGCCTGGCATGATTAA